A DNA window from Natronosalvus rutilus contains the following coding sequences:
- a CDS encoding ABC transporter ATP-binding protein produces the protein MTQTNQQVTTEESFAPVVRTESLTKHFTENDSWLNRIRPNREVRTIRAVDGVDLSVQSGEILGLVGESGCGKSTLARTILRLIEPTDGKIYFGDEEVTSYSGSELLEFRSKAQMIYQDPFESLNPRYTVRKTLVEPMEIHGIGDNKQERIQRAGDLLEEVGLSKEHLDRYPHEFSGGQRQRIAIARAMSVEPELIVADEPTSALDVSVQAQILNLIFDLQQKRDLTMLFITHDLAVVRQICDRVIVMYLGQVVERGPTSELFQHAEHPYTQSLLSSIPLPDPNLQRESIRLEGDVPSPINPPSGCNFHPRCPKVIPPENWAHSHEEWRRVLRYKTRLKNGDVQPEAMRRELETRQNSVTDDDILDALYEEHVGEWTPSHLGSQEGKKNSTQELPPSVEEEIRRSLNVAITDSNTKAVKLVDELWNTVCATDIPDEIVTADMRSASCHLYDETMPGQPDRAIGVVGSKAKSSAPNLEERK, from the coding sequence ATGACTCAGACCAACCAACAGGTGACGACGGAAGAATCGTTCGCCCCAGTTGTTCGTACAGAATCGCTCACGAAGCACTTCACAGAAAACGATTCCTGGCTCAACCGTATTCGACCAAATCGTGAGGTCAGAACTATTCGGGCCGTCGACGGGGTTGACTTGTCGGTTCAGAGTGGTGAGATTCTCGGACTGGTCGGGGAGAGCGGATGTGGAAAATCGACGCTAGCACGAACAATTCTCCGGCTCATCGAGCCGACTGACGGTAAGATCTACTTTGGAGATGAGGAAGTAACGTCGTATTCGGGTTCAGAGCTTCTAGAGTTCCGAAGCAAGGCTCAGATGATTTACCAGGATCCTTTCGAGTCGCTTAACCCCCGGTACACTGTCCGAAAAACACTCGTTGAACCCATGGAAATTCATGGAATTGGTGATAATAAACAGGAACGGATACAACGCGCGGGCGATTTGCTCGAAGAGGTAGGGCTCAGTAAGGAGCATCTCGACCGTTATCCCCACGAGTTCTCCGGGGGTCAGCGTCAGCGTATCGCGATTGCCCGAGCGATGTCCGTCGAACCTGAACTCATCGTCGCGGACGAGCCGACGAGCGCACTAGACGTTTCTGTCCAAGCTCAGATCCTCAACTTGATATTCGATCTCCAGCAAAAACGGGACTTAACGATGTTGTTTATTACGCATGATCTGGCTGTCGTTCGCCAGATTTGCGACAGAGTCATTGTCATGTACCTCGGACAGGTAGTCGAACGAGGACCAACGTCTGAGCTGTTCCAGCACGCAGAACACCCCTACACGCAGTCGTTACTCTCGTCTATCCCCCTCCCGGATCCAAATCTACAGCGTGAGAGCATTCGACTCGAGGGTGACGTTCCGTCACCAATTAACCCACCAAGTGGCTGCAACTTCCATCCGCGTTGTCCCAAAGTAATCCCACCAGAAAACTGGGCACACAGCCATGAAGAGTGGCGACGTGTTCTTCGGTACAAGACACGGCTGAAAAATGGTGATGTCCAGCCTGAGGCAATGCGTCGGGAGCTCGAAACCCGCCAGAACTCAGTCACAGATGATGATATTCTCGATGCACTCTATGAGGAACATGTAGGAGAGTGGACCCCATCCCACTTGGGCTCTCAAGAAGGGAAGAAGAATTCGACGCAAGAACTCCCTCCTTCGGTCGAAGAAGAGATCCGACGCTCCCTGAACGTCGCAATTACTGATTCCAATACCAAGGCGGTGAAGCTGGTTGACGAACTCTGGAATACTGTTTGTGCGACAGACATCCCGGATGAAATAGTGACGGCAGATATGCGGTCTGCTTCTTGCCACCTATATGACGAAACCATGCCTGGACAACCCGATCGTGCTATTGGTGTCGTCGGTAGTAAAGCGAAATCTTCGGCACCAAACCTAGAGGAGCGAAAATGA
- a CDS encoding ABC transporter ATP-binding protein encodes MSDLEMNKQEQNISEATIGGEEEAERISRNNEPLLSVQNLHTRFDTDEGTVRAADGVSFEVEKGEILGIVGESGCGKSVTSLSLMGLVDSPGYIADGSVMFDGVDLTELSQSELRKYRGSRISMVFQEPSTAMNPVYNIGWQVGEPLRIHEDLQKEASRTRAIDLMRQVGIPSPEDRVDDYPHQFSGGMLQRAVISMALACEPDLLIADEPTTALDVTIQAQILDIIKELNEELDMSVVIVTHNLGVVAETCDRLAVMYAGRIVEYGTVDEIFNDPRHPYTQGLIEAVPDPTRDGQKLSPISGTVPSLASTPKGCNFESRCPYATEDCSKSDPRLREVDDRHFSACIFDNPT; translated from the coding sequence ATGAGCGACCTAGAAATGAATAAACAAGAGCAAAACATCTCTGAAGCCACAATAGGTGGTGAAGAGGAAGCTGAGCGCATTAGCCGTAATAACGAACCATTGTTGTCCGTCCAGAACCTCCATACCCGGTTCGATACGGACGAGGGAACCGTTCGAGCAGCTGATGGCGTTTCGTTCGAAGTGGAGAAGGGAGAAATACTCGGTATTGTTGGTGAATCCGGTTGTGGAAAGAGCGTCACAAGCCTTTCGCTAATGGGTCTCGTAGACTCACCAGGGTATATCGCTGATGGCTCAGTTATGTTTGATGGTGTCGACCTGACGGAACTCTCACAGAGCGAACTCCGTAAATATCGTGGCAGCCGAATTTCCATGGTGTTTCAAGAACCTTCGACGGCGATGAACCCCGTCTACAACATCGGCTGGCAGGTTGGTGAACCGTTGCGGATTCATGAAGATCTGCAGAAGGAAGCCTCTCGAACACGTGCGATTGATCTCATGCGGCAAGTCGGTATCCCAAGCCCCGAAGATCGCGTTGATGATTATCCTCATCAGTTCAGTGGCGGGATGTTACAGCGTGCCGTCATATCGATGGCCCTCGCGTGTGAACCGGACCTGCTCATCGCGGACGAACCGACAACGGCGCTGGACGTAACAATTCAGGCCCAAATTCTTGATATTATCAAAGAACTCAACGAGGAACTCGATATGAGCGTCGTCATCGTAACACACAATCTGGGTGTCGTCGCCGAGACTTGTGATCGCCTGGCGGTGATGTATGCGGGCCGCATCGTCGAATATGGTACCGTTGATGAGATATTTAACGACCCTCGACATCCATACACGCAGGGGTTGATCGAGGCGGTTCCCGATCCCACGAGAGATGGACAGAAACTCTCACCCATCTCAGGTACAGTTCCAAGCCTCGCGTCGACACCAAAGGGTTGCAACTTCGAATCTCGCTGTCCGTACGCAACAGAAGATTGTTCGAAGTCCGACCCCAGGCTACGTGAGGTCGACGACAGACATTTCAGTGCCTGCATCTTTGACAATCCAACATGA
- a CDS encoding ABC transporter permease yields the protein MATEKIKQPTIKDHTIAQLRRAVQVYSNLDFAARVSMWLIVGIVLVAVFADFVAPYEPTVPDYGASVQGPSIDHPMGTDLTGRDILSRVIHGTRISLLVGVVAVSIAVALGVTIGSIAGYRGGYVDEVLMRGVDVMISFPSLILALALVGAVGASLQNIIIVIAIVYTPQYARLIRGDVLSVKEEEFVEAARGTGLSELKVLWKHVIPNAFTPVFVQATFHVATAIIFEASLSFLGLGVQPPTPTWGVLIADGRQYLPEGWWISTFPGLAIMFTVLAFNIFGDGLRDEIDPQTETTQEGA from the coding sequence ATGGCGACAGAAAAAATCAAACAACCGACGATAAAGGATCACACGATAGCTCAGCTCAGACGTGCTGTGCAGGTGTACTCCAACCTCGATTTTGCCGCGAGAGTTTCGATGTGGCTGATAGTTGGCATCGTACTCGTCGCGGTATTTGCAGATTTTGTTGCACCGTACGAACCAACTGTTCCTGACTACGGCGCTTCAGTCCAAGGTCCATCAATTGACCACCCGATGGGAACAGATCTTACCGGCCGGGATATTCTATCAAGAGTAATTCATGGAACTCGGATATCGCTCTTAGTTGGGGTGGTTGCCGTGTCTATCGCGGTTGCGCTGGGAGTTACTATCGGTTCGATTGCCGGATACCGCGGTGGTTACGTTGATGAGGTATTGATGCGTGGCGTGGATGTTATGATTTCGTTTCCATCGCTCATCCTGGCGCTGGCACTCGTTGGTGCCGTAGGAGCGAGCCTTCAAAACATCATCATTGTCATCGCGATCGTATATACTCCTCAGTATGCACGGCTGATACGCGGTGACGTGCTTTCAGTCAAGGAAGAGGAATTCGTTGAAGCGGCCCGCGGTACCGGGCTCTCAGAGCTGAAGGTACTCTGGAAACATGTCATCCCAAACGCATTCACACCTGTGTTTGTCCAGGCGACATTCCACGTTGCGACGGCAATTATTTTCGAAGCTTCGCTGTCGTTCCTCGGTTTGGGCGTCCAGCCGCCGACACCGACGTGGGGAGTTCTCATTGCTGATGGCCGACAGTACCTTCCAGAGGGGTGGTGGATTTCCACCTTCCCAGGACTAGCGATAATGTTCACAGTACTCGCGTTCAACATCTTCGGCGACGGACTCCGTGACGAAATCGACCCACAGACAGAAACCACACAGGAGGGAGCATGA
- a CDS encoding ABC transporter permease has protein sequence MDRTNYLLKRLASLIPVFIGVTLVVFLLVRLTPGDPTTAMIPPQARTPETVAALRARLGLDDPLPVQYLNWLTDAITLDLGMSYSQDRPVTSVIAAHIWPTIQIAFVAFIVSILIAVPLGVLSGVYKDSWIDQISRVIAFTGISIPSFWLGLMTILFGALFWNRWFGYQLIPAGGYVSPFESFGGWLWHVLPPGIILGVGFSAITMRLTRSSMAEAMQEDYIRTARSKGAKEQAIIVIHALRNALIPVVTVAGLQIGYLLNGAVVVEEVFAWPGVGRLLFQAVQQQDMPLIQGLVLLFATVFVVMNLVVDLLYTVLDPRIEYE, from the coding sequence ATGGACAGAACAAACTACCTACTTAAACGGCTGGCAAGTTTGATACCCGTTTTTATCGGGGTGACTCTTGTCGTGTTTCTGCTCGTCAGACTCACTCCAGGTGATCCAACTACTGCAATGATCCCTCCACAAGCTCGTACGCCAGAGACGGTAGCGGCGCTTCGGGCTCGCTTGGGATTAGATGACCCTCTTCCAGTTCAGTACCTGAATTGGCTCACTGACGCAATAACACTTGACCTCGGGATGTCGTATTCACAGGACAGACCTGTTACATCAGTGATTGCAGCCCATATCTGGCCGACAATCCAGATCGCCTTCGTGGCGTTCATTGTCTCAATTCTTATCGCAGTACCGCTCGGTGTCCTTTCGGGCGTCTATAAGGACAGTTGGATCGACCAGATAAGTCGCGTCATAGCGTTCACCGGAATCAGCATCCCTTCGTTTTGGCTCGGCTTGATGACGATTCTATTTGGAGCGCTGTTCTGGAATCGCTGGTTCGGATATCAATTGATTCCCGCCGGTGGATACGTTTCACCGTTCGAAAGTTTTGGGGGGTGGCTATGGCATGTCCTCCCTCCAGGAATTATCCTTGGTGTCGGATTTTCAGCGATTACCATGCGGCTCACTCGGTCATCAATGGCCGAGGCCATGCAGGAGGACTACATACGCACTGCACGGTCGAAAGGGGCGAAAGAGCAGGCTATCATAGTTATTCACGCTCTCAGAAATGCACTTATTCCGGTGGTTACGGTTGCTGGATTACAGATAGGGTATCTCTTGAATGGCGCAGTCGTTGTTGAGGAGGTATTCGCTTGGCCAGGAGTCGGACGACTACTCTTCCAGGCGGTTCAACAGCAAGATATGCCGCTCATCCAGGGCCTTGTCTTGTTGTTTGCCACCGTCTTCGTGGTAATGAACCTGGTTGTCGACCTTCTGTATACGGTACTAGACCCGAGGATTGAATATGAGTAA
- a CDS encoding ABC transporter substrate-binding protein encodes MVSQDSTVSSSQENGCGAISNGRRNFLRLTAGAGLTTGTTMLAGCFSGGDGGNGEDGDGGNGDDDTGGSGGNGDVHGGTLNVGLSVGVTSPLHPALASDQSSAQMLNHVGDNLTRVTPDLEVVPELVEEIPEPPDAQTWTFKLREGVMFHPPIDREMTAQDVVDTYHFIYDPELVGYSSDDYTTTGAWPFPGLLWGDGIDPMETIQATGEYEVTFDLAAPAAHFPALLGIADQKIFPLESLDELGDDLASPSTGYVGTGPFMWADGSSGGPYRLERFDDYWAEGEHGQLPYVDAIEYTIVPEAGTRRTQLEVGDIHISDLVPPRDISALEGVDSVETIVSGGGGHINQWVNLRYKDEFSLFEAMPGTPGEDEISESGKAVRQALRYATNHEAIVNVQFDGMASPRWGPLPPHDKFYDEDAVNTYPYDPEQAQQMLEDAGIETPWELDLRCTNESRFVDAAEIVQQSASDAGIDYEVRPLEKAASWGGIINSDAAWEAGGVSDEIDEGYETHIESIGDSVEAGAYFNAYEGGSGTNYKYIDVPELNELLNDARTTTDQEARQEAYSEAQSLASDLAPNNGLVWPDVTQAIRTEVKNFVPANATFRFRLNEVWLDQ; translated from the coding sequence ATGGTGTCGCAAGACAGTACAGTCAGTAGTAGTCAAGAAAATGGTTGTGGGGCAATTTCAAACGGCAGACGGAACTTCCTCCGACTGACGGCTGGTGCAGGATTGACGACCGGAACGACGATGCTCGCGGGTTGTTTCAGTGGCGGTGACGGCGGCAATGGTGAGGACGGCGACGGTGGCAACGGCGACGATGACACGGGTGGAAGCGGCGGAAACGGTGATGTACACGGTGGCACACTCAACGTTGGCTTAAGTGTCGGTGTAACGAGTCCGCTGCACCCGGCGCTGGCATCCGACCAATCCTCGGCACAGATGCTGAACCACGTTGGCGATAACCTGACGCGGGTCACTCCCGACCTTGAGGTCGTTCCCGAACTCGTTGAAGAGATCCCCGAGCCGCCAGACGCCCAAACGTGGACGTTCAAACTAAGGGAAGGCGTGATGTTCCACCCGCCAATCGATCGGGAGATGACGGCTCAGGACGTCGTTGATACGTACCATTTCATCTACGACCCCGAACTGGTGGGTTACAGCAGTGACGATTACACGACGACGGGTGCGTGGCCGTTCCCTGGCCTGCTTTGGGGCGACGGTATTGACCCGATGGAAACGATTCAGGCGACTGGCGAGTACGAGGTTACTTTCGACCTTGCAGCACCAGCGGCCCACTTCCCAGCATTGCTCGGAATCGCTGATCAGAAAATATTCCCGTTAGAGAGTTTGGACGAACTTGGCGATGATCTTGCCTCACCCAGTACTGGATACGTCGGAACTGGTCCTTTCATGTGGGCCGACGGTTCTTCAGGCGGCCCCTATCGCCTCGAGCGCTTCGACGATTACTGGGCCGAAGGGGAGCACGGCCAACTTCCGTACGTTGATGCGATTGAATACACCATTGTTCCCGAAGCTGGAACGAGGCGGACACAACTCGAAGTCGGCGACATTCACATCAGTGACCTGGTTCCACCGCGAGACATCAGCGCATTGGAGGGCGTCGACAGTGTCGAGACGATTGTCTCGGGTGGTGGTGGGCACATCAATCAGTGGGTCAACCTCCGCTACAAAGACGAATTTAGTCTGTTTGAGGCGATGCCCGGAACACCCGGTGAGGACGAAATATCGGAAAGTGGGAAGGCAGTCCGCCAGGCACTTCGTTACGCGACCAACCACGAAGCAATCGTTAACGTTCAGTTCGATGGGATGGCGTCCCCGAGATGGGGGCCGCTTCCACCTCACGACAAGTTCTACGACGAGGACGCAGTCAACACGTATCCGTACGATCCAGAGCAGGCACAGCAGATGCTTGAAGATGCAGGAATCGAGACGCCGTGGGAACTCGATCTGAGATGCACGAACGAGTCGCGATTCGTCGACGCGGCCGAAATTGTCCAGCAGAGCGCGTCGGATGCAGGAATCGATTACGAAGTTCGACCACTCGAAAAAGCCGCTTCCTGGGGTGGAATCATCAATTCGGATGCAGCCTGGGAAGCCGGCGGTGTGTCTGACGAGATCGACGAAGGGTACGAGACGCACATCGAATCTATCGGCGACTCTGTGGAGGCCGGTGCGTACTTCAACGCCTATGAGGGCGGATCCGGAACAAACTACAAGTACATTGACGTTCCCGAGCTCAACGAGCTTCTCAATGACGCTCGAACGACGACCGATCAGGAAGCAAGACAGGAAGCCTATTCCGAGGCACAGTCACTCGCATCCGATCTCGCACCAAACAACGGGCTGGTCTGGCCTGACGTGACCCAAGCGATTCGTACGGAGGTTAAAAACTTCGTTCCGGCAAATGCGACATTCCGCTTCCGGCTAAACGAGGTCTGGCTCGACCAGTAA
- a CDS encoding M20/M25/M40 family metallo-hydrolase, with translation MSESDSAAVRESIESNLDSHIDRIQRAVQQPSISVEQRGLREISELMVDYLNELGCDEATLVETDGAPGVWGYYDAGAEKTLINYGMLDTRPVNPDDWTHDPFGGEIEETDEYGRVIYGRGSVKVKGAFVAWLNALEAMKEALGELPVNVMFLLEAEEINGSPHYYDMLDQYEDRLKDADACFCPLAGQGGDGNVTGSLGYKSALYFTLDVSGRSWGRGPQGGNVHAMSNVTVDSPSWRMVDVLSSLTSDNGTHIDIEGYYDQYEQPTEEEREEIRKFVETLDEQTETPYDELWKHLPGLARGAGEVENLTDDLQEDVVEAFVQHFYGPESFNIQGINTGYLGPDTGTKPFILPGDAHATFDLRMPRGYDPEIVRQQLRDHLDNNGFEDVEMEVSGQHSWCKTDPDSDLVQAAQTVISNHGCNLTLWPFSAGGVPWAVFGSKFNIPVLYGVGLGHGANSEGSDEFFVIDGNDTVASLVDCELSHAEIVMEYAK, from the coding sequence ATGTCAGAGAGTGACAGTGCCGCAGTTCGTGAGTCAATCGAGTCAAATCTCGATTCACACATTGATCGTATCCAGCGTGCAGTACAACAACCGAGTATCAGCGTTGAACAGCGTGGCCTTCGCGAGATCTCGGAACTTATGGTCGATTATCTAAACGAGTTGGGCTGTGATGAGGCGACACTCGTTGAAACCGATGGTGCTCCAGGCGTTTGGGGGTATTACGACGCGGGAGCAGAAAAGACACTCATCAACTACGGCATGCTCGACACCCGGCCTGTCAACCCGGATGACTGGACACACGACCCGTTCGGTGGTGAGATAGAGGAGACTGATGAGTACGGCCGTGTCATCTACGGCCGGGGTTCAGTCAAGGTTAAGGGTGCATTCGTTGCCTGGCTGAACGCACTGGAAGCGATGAAAGAGGCACTCGGTGAACTCCCGGTTAACGTAATGTTCCTACTCGAGGCTGAGGAAATCAATGGGAGCCCGCACTACTACGATATGCTCGATCAGTATGAGGATCGTCTCAAAGATGCCGACGCTTGTTTCTGTCCGCTTGCGGGACAAGGGGGTGACGGGAATGTTACTGGATCGCTTGGCTACAAATCGGCGCTCTATTTCACGCTCGATGTTTCCGGCCGTAGCTGGGGTCGCGGACCACAGGGTGGTAACGTCCACGCGATGAGCAACGTCACCGTCGATAGTCCTTCCTGGCGGATGGTTGACGTCCTTTCTTCATTGACTTCAGATAACGGTACACACATTGATATCGAGGGTTACTACGACCAGTACGAACAACCGACGGAGGAAGAGCGGGAGGAGATTCGAAAATTTGTCGAGACACTCGACGAGCAGACCGAGACGCCGTATGACGAACTATGGAAGCACTTGCCTGGTCTCGCGCGAGGGGCCGGTGAAGTTGAAAACCTTACAGATGACCTTCAGGAGGACGTCGTCGAAGCTTTCGTTCAGCATTTCTACGGCCCTGAGTCATTTAACATCCAAGGGATTAACACAGGTTATCTCGGCCCCGACACGGGCACGAAACCGTTCATTTTACCAGGAGACGCTCACGCAACATTTGACTTGCGAATGCCACGTGGTTACGATCCTGAGATTGTTCGCCAGCAACTCCGCGATCACCTCGACAACAATGGTTTCGAAGATGTCGAAATGGAGGTTTCCGGTCAGCATAGTTGGTGTAAGACTGACCCTGATTCTGATCTCGTTCAGGCTGCACAAACCGTCATCTCGAACCACGGGTGCAACTTGACACTCTGGCCATTCTCTGCGGGTGGTGTCCCGTGGGCTGTCTTTGGGAGCAAATTCAACATCCCCGTTCTCTACGGTGTTGGACTCGGACATGGTGCGAACTCCGAAGGTAGCGACGAATTCTTCGTCATTGACGGTAACGACACCGTCGCCAGTCTTGTTGACTGCGAACTTTCCCACGCCGAGATAGTAATGGAGTACGCGAAGTAA